In Neofelis nebulosa isolate mNeoNeb1 chromosome 7, mNeoNeb1.pri, whole genome shotgun sequence, the following proteins share a genomic window:
- the TCL1B gene encoding T-cell leukemia/lymphoma protein 1B, translating to MASGASPILGMPPHRLWARRPGIYEDEKGRTWVTVVVRLSPSQRARSRASPGGTHEPEPSVTVHMWQMPVHPQEPVSPSQLTLSRLPLVWQLYSGRRYRAMDSRLWEIVSHGQIDSTEELVLTELPPGNG from the exons ATGGCCTCTGGGGCTTCTCCGATCCTTGGGATGCCCCCGCACCGTCTGTGGGCCCGGAGGCCTGGCATCTACGAAGACGAGAAGGGGAGGACCTGGGTGACGGTGGTCGTGCGGCTCAGTCCCTCCCAGAGAGCTCGGAGCAGGGCCTCCCCAGGCGGCACA CATGAGCCTGAGCCCAGCGTCACAGTCCACATGTGGCAGATGCCAGTGCACCCCCAGGAGCCCGTGTCCCCCAGCCAGCTGACCCTGTCCCGGCTGCCCCTCGTGTGGCAGCTGTACTCTGGAAGAAGGTACAGAGCAATGGATTCCAGGCTCTGGGAAATAGTGAGCCATGGCCAG ATCGACTCCACAGAGGAGCTGGTCCTGACAGAGCTGCCACCAGGGAATGGCTGA